A genomic segment from Glycine soja cultivar W05 chromosome 20, ASM419377v2, whole genome shotgun sequence encodes:
- the LOC114403274 gene encoding ACD11 homolog protein-like: protein MPEMDERVVIQQPLSAIAETFEELSKRNNANEIRLDTFCQAASLVSVLFRSLGLAFKFAELGYVAKLHGLLEASKTCSTLPDILNLDVASDTVKTSGSFSRNLRRVRQGLDLVRAIFEQLLSTDDSSLKEVASTAYGQVCAPYHTWAVRTAVYAGMYTLPTRDQLLMKLNETEQSADKKMRRYIAASLPIIEYIDKLYLARNITLDW from the exons ATGCCCGAGATGGATGAGCGCGTGGTTATACAGCAACCTCTTTCGGCCATAGCAGAGACGTTTGAGGAACTTTCCAAGAGGAACAACGCCAACGAGATTCGCTTGGACACTTTCTGCCAGGCTGCGTCTCTCGTCTCCGTTCTCTTCCGTTCTCTCGGTCTCGCTTTCAAATTCGCTGAATTGGGATACGTCGCCaag CTACATGGACTATTGGAAGCATCAAAGACATGTTCCACTCTACCGGATATTCTTAACCTTGATGTCGCCAGTGACACAGTGAAAACATCCGGAAGTTTTTCACGTAATCTGCGTAGAGTTCGGCAGGGTCTTGATCTTGTCAGAGCTATATTCGAACAACTTTTGTCAACTGA TGATAGTTCTCTAAAAGAAGTGGCTTCAACAGCTTACGGACAGGTTTGTGCCCCATATCACACATGGGCAGTAAGAACAGCTGTATATGCTGGGATGTATACACTTCCAACGAGAGATCAACTTTTGATGAAGCTCAATGAAACAG AGCAATCAGCTGACAAGAAGATGAGAAGGTACATTGCTGCCTCGCTTCCAATCATAGAATACATTGATAAACTGTACCTTGCTCGAAATATTACGTTGGACTGGTGa